Proteins encoded in a region of the Apostichopus japonicus isolate 1M-3 chromosome 19, ASM3797524v1, whole genome shotgun sequence genome:
- the LOC139959920 gene encoding ribonuclease P protein subunit p21-like: protein MKKKVQKTFLNQNRDIHLRMNHLFQMAHQVLLSKPENKNLARFYISMMKRIATRLVMKLHPSIKRAICKKCDMLLIPGITATVRIKAHRQKHKVVQCVECGKVKRFVYNPNHILWVDKPEAVYHPQEMEDKRVAKSMQETQGKPSKETDKASSSKVT from the exons ATGAAGAAAAAAGTTCAGAAGACTTTTCTGAATCAAAATCGGGACATTCACTTGAGAATGAACCACCTTTTCCAG ATGGCTCACCAGGTCCTTCTGTCCAAGCCAGAAAATAAAAATCTGGCGAGGTTCTACATTTCTATGATGAAGAGAATCGCAACTCGTCTTGTTATGAAGTT GCATCCAAGTATCAAAAGAGCCATCTGTAAGAAATGTGATATGCTGTTAATCCCTGGAATTACTGCTACGGTCAGGATTAAAG CTCATCGACAGAAACACAAAGTTGTGCAATGTGTGGAATGTGGTaaagtgaagaggtttgtttacaatcCCAACCATATCCTTTGGGTGGACAAACCAGAGGCCGTGTATCATCCACAAG AAATGGAGGATAAAAGAGTGGCAAAGAGTATGCAGGAAACTCAAGGAAAGCCATCCAAAGAAACAGACAAGGCTTCCAGCAGTAAAGTTACCTGA